A region of Chitinophaga horti DNA encodes the following proteins:
- a CDS encoding exo-beta-N-acetylmuramidase NamZ family protein, translating to MRRMYLIPLLAVCMACAAPKAGAGGVNTGTPTSSGGPSGGFNTTTPTSDNTSDAGATSSAGNTPGGGATTSTSNASAGAGAASSTNASAAGANTATPPTGNPAPLQTGADQTEKYLPYLKGKRVAILGNQTSVIGNTHLVDSLQSLGVKIVKVFGPEHGFRGNNSAGVVVKDEVDRKTGIPIISLYGAKRKPSKQDLADVDVMIYDVQDVGCRFYTNINALAELMEACAENNKELLILDRPNPNAYFIDGPVLDMKLKSGIGQFPIPITHGMTIAEFAQMVNGEHWLPRNLQCKLKIIPVTNYTHDTYYTLPVKPSPNLNTQIAIMLYPTTCIFEGTTLNYGRGTYFPFSIVGAPKLKGKYEFSFTPVGIKGMSETPLYMNQVCYGIDLRKTDLQQLLKEKKINIALIKELYAAYPDKKEFFDYTISKEIGNVDFRTGDAKFRQQIIDNVPEEEIRKSWEPALSNYKQMRTKYLIYP from the coding sequence ATGAGACGAATGTATCTTATTCCATTGCTGGCTGTTTGTATGGCCTGTGCTGCCCCGAAGGCGGGAGCGGGCGGTGTTAACACGGGAACACCGACATCCTCTGGCGGCCCATCGGGCGGTTTTAACACAACAACACCGACATCGGACAATACATCAGATGCCGGTGCTACGAGTTCCGCGGGCAATACACCAGGTGGCGGTGCTACGACTTCGACGAGCAACGCATCCGCAGGTGCCGGTGCTGCAAGTTCCACGAACGCATCTGCAGCTGGTGCTAACACTGCAACACCACCAACAGGCAACCCCGCCCCACTCCAAACCGGCGCGGACCAAACCGAAAAATACCTGCCTTACCTGAAAGGCAAACGCGTCGCCATCCTCGGCAACCAAACTTCCGTAATAGGCAACACTCACCTGGTGGACAGCCTGCAGTCACTCGGCGTGAAGATCGTTAAGGTCTTCGGCCCCGAACATGGCTTCCGCGGTAATAACAGCGCGGGTGTAGTGGTGAAGGACGAGGTAGACAGGAAAACAGGCATCCCGATCATCTCCCTGTACGGCGCAAAAAGGAAACCCAGCAAGCAAGACCTGGCCGACGTGGACGTGATGATCTACGATGTGCAGGACGTAGGCTGCCGGTTCTACACCAACATTAACGCACTTGCAGAACTCATGGAAGCCTGTGCGGAAAATAACAAAGAGCTGCTGATCCTCGACCGGCCCAATCCCAATGCTTATTTCATAGACGGCCCCGTGCTGGACATGAAGCTGAAATCCGGTATCGGTCAGTTCCCGATCCCTATCACCCATGGCATGACCATCGCGGAATTTGCGCAGATGGTGAACGGGGAACACTGGCTGCCGCGCAACCTGCAATGTAAACTGAAGATCATACCCGTAACGAATTATACGCACGACACCTATTACACGCTGCCCGTAAAACCATCGCCCAACCTGAATACACAGATCGCGATCATGTTATACCCGACCACCTGTATTTTCGAGGGCACGACGCTGAACTACGGCCGTGGCACCTACTTCCCGTTCTCCATCGTGGGCGCGCCGAAGCTGAAAGGCAAGTACGAATTTTCGTTTACGCCAGTCGGCATCAAAGGCATGTCGGAAACACCGCTTTATATGAACCAGGTGTGTTACGGCATCGATCTGCGTAAGACGGACTTGCAGCAGCTGTTAAAGGAAAAGAAGATCAACATCGCGCTGATCAAGGAGCTGTATGCAGCTTACCCTGACAAGAAAGAGTTTTTCGATTATACGATCAGCAAAGAGATCGGCAATGTAGATTTCAGAACGGGAGATGCGAAGTTCAGGCAGCAGATCATTGACAATGTGCCGGAGGAAGAGATCCGGAAAAGCTGGGAACCGGCTTTGAGTAATTACAAGCAGATGCGGACAAAGTATTTGATTTACCCATAA
- a CDS encoding RNA polymerase sigma factor, whose protein sequence is MATNSEHPKLHRAVLSNEHLLVRTAADGDQLAYAQLYTHYYPSLQAAINFITQNSDETDELLQETFLRIWKVREKLLLVKSFENYAFKIARNLLFDQLRRQKVHLRAIEALAHRAASPEPDHLEYKELHDLATGAIDRLDPQRREIFLLRTEEGLSFEDIAARYGLAVVTVKKHYYAAYHSLKSLLEQHGGPLSLIFLLWIGKK, encoded by the coding sequence TTGGCCACTAATTCAGAACATCCGAAGTTGCACCGGGCAGTACTCAGTAACGAACACCTTTTGGTGCGGACAGCCGCCGATGGCGATCAGCTGGCCTATGCGCAGCTTTACACCCATTACTACCCCAGTTTACAGGCAGCCATCAACTTCATTACCCAAAACAGCGACGAAACAGACGAACTGCTGCAGGAAACCTTTCTGCGCATCTGGAAGGTGCGGGAAAAACTGTTGCTGGTTAAGTCTTTCGAGAACTATGCCTTTAAGATCGCCCGCAACCTGTTATTCGACCAGCTACGGCGGCAGAAGGTGCATCTTCGGGCCATAGAAGCCCTGGCCCATCGTGCCGCGTCGCCCGAGCCAGATCATCTCGAATACAAGGAACTGCACGACCTGGCCACCGGTGCTATCGATCGCCTGGATCCCCAGCGGCGGGAAATCTTCCTTTTGCGTACAGAGGAGGGACTCAGTTTTGAAGATATCGCCGCCCGTTACGGGCTGGCCGTCGTAACGGTCAAAAAACATTATTACGCAGCCTATCACTCGCTAAAATCGCTGCTGGAGCAGCATGGCGGCCCACTTTCCCTCATTTTCCTCCTCTGGATCGGGAAAAAATAA